One stretch of Malus domestica chromosome 14, GDT2T_hap1 DNA includes these proteins:
- the LOC103455644 gene encoding nudix hydrolase 17, mitochondrial-like, giving the protein MGLILSKNIVNLICNSSNSPVFSKKNGGDFIPMQIENMVSLVSRTGRQFQRYEKGCRQVVGCIPYRYRKTDEELEVLVISSQKGKGMLFPKGGWEMDESIEEAAKRETFEEAGVTGHLETRLGSWRYTSKTQGTVHEGYMFPLLVQQQLELWPEKSSRKREWVTVSEAREACQNWWMKEALEKLVCRQPQPKGEEGEATCT; this is encoded by the exons ATGGGTCTCATTCTCTCAAAAAATATTGTGAATTTGATTTGCAATTCTTCGAATTCTCCCGTTTTCTCCAAGAAAAATGGCGGAGATTTCATCCCCATGCAAATTGAGAACATGGTTTCTTTGGTTTCCCGGACCGGAAGACAATTCCAGCGCTATGAAAAAGGTTGCCGCCAAGTTGTAGG ATGCATACCATACAGATATCGGAAAACCGATGAGGAATTGGAAGTTCTTGTGATTAGTTCACAGAAGGGGAAAGGAATGTTGTTCCCAAAG GGAGGTTGGGAAATGGATGAGTCAATTGAAGAGGCGGCGAAAAGAGAGACGTTTGAGGAAGCTGGTGTGACTGGCCATCTTGAA ACTAGATTGGGATCGTGGCGTTACACGAGCAAAACCCAAGGCACGGTTCATGAGGGCTACATGTTCCCTTTGCTTGTTCAGCAGCAGTTGGAACTTTGGCCCGAGAAAAGTTCCCGAAAACGTGAATGG GTGACGGTCTCTGAAGCTAGAGAAGCATGTCAAAATTGGTGGATGAAGGAGGCTTTGGAGAAATTAGTTTGTCGACAGCCCCAACCGAAAGGAGAGGAAGGAGAAGCAACTTGTACGTAG
- the LOC114821104 gene encoding glutamine synthetase nodule isozyme-like, translating to MSLLTDLINLNLSDSTEKIIAEYIWIGGSGIDIRSKARTLPGPVSDPSKLPKWNYDGSSTGQAPGKDSEVILYPQAIFRDPFRRGNNILVICDTYTPSGEPIPTNKRANATKIFSHPDVVAEEPWFGLEQEYTLLQKDLKWPIGWPLGGFPGPQGPYYCGVGAEKSFGRDIVDSHYKACLYAGIDISGINAEVMPGQWEFQIGPTVGIAAGDQLWAARHILERITEIAGVVLSFDPKPIEGDWNGAGAHTNYSTKSMRSDGGYEVIKKAIEKLGLRHKEHIAAYGDGNERRLTGRHETADINRFLWGVANRGASVRVGRDTEKDGKGYFEDRRPASNMDPYVVTSMIAETTILWKP from the exons ATGTCTCTTCTCACTGATCTTATCAACCTCAACCTTTCTGATTCCACCGAGAAGATTATTGCAGAGTACATATG GATTGGTGGGTCTGGTATCGACATCAGAAGCAAAGCCagg ACTCTTCCTGGACCAGTGAGTGATCCCTCAAAACTTCCCAAGTGGAACTACGATGGTTCCAGCACTGGCCAAGCTCCTGGCAAAGACAGTGAAGTTATCCTTTA TCCACAAGCAATTTTCAGGGACCCGTTCAGGAGAGGCAACAATATTCTT GTCATATGTGATACTTACACCCCGAGTGGAGAACCAATTCCGACCAACAAGCGGGCTAACGCCACTAAAATTTTCAGCCATCCTGATGTCGTAGCCGAAGAACCCTG GTTTGGTTTAGAGCAAGAGTATACATTGTTGCAGAAAGATCTGAAATGGCCAATTGGGTGGCCTCTCGGTGGATTTCCTGGACCACAG GGACCATACTACTGTGGTGTTGGAGCTGAGAAGTCCTTTGGGCGTGACATTGTAGATTCTCACTACAAAGCATGTCTATATGCTGGCATCGACATTAGTGGCATCAATGCTGAAGTTATGCCTGGCCAG TGGGAATTCCAAATCGGACCAACTGTTGGCATTGCTGCTGGAGATCAGTTATGGGCTGCTCGTCACATTTTGGAG AGGATTACAGAGATAGCTGGAGTGGTGCTTTCGTTTGATCCCAAACCTATTGAG GGCGATTGGAATGGGGCTGGTGCTCACACAAACTACAG CACCAAGTCGATGAGAAGCGATGGTGGTTATGAAGTGATAAAAAAGGCGATTGAAAAGCTTGGCTTGAGGCACAAGGAACACATTGCTGCTTATGGCGATGGCAATGAACGCCGCCTCACTGGGCGGCACGAAACAGCTGACATCAATAGGTTCTTATGG GGAGTGGCAAACCGAGGAGCGTCAGTGAGAGTCGGGAGGGACACAGAAAAAGACGGGAAAGGTTACTTTGAGGATAGGAGGCCGGCTTCTAACATGGATCCTTATGTTGTCACCTCCATGATCGCTGAAACTACTATTCTCTGGAAACCCTAA